A genomic stretch from Setaria italica strain Yugu1 chromosome VII, Setaria_italica_v2.0, whole genome shotgun sequence includes:
- the LOC101761418 gene encoding probable indole-3-pyruvate monooxygenase YUCCA5, producing MVLLPTDRMDSLFSPRCVWVNGPIIIGAGPSGLAVAACLREQGVPYVILERADCIASLWQKRTYNRLKLHLPKQFCELPRMPFPDHYPKYPTRRQFIDYLEDYAAKFEIKPEFNSTVQSARYDETSGLWRVLTSAPATGDMEYIGSWIVVATGENAESVVPDIPGLEGFDGKVTHVSDYKSGEIYNGKSVLVVGCGNSGLEVSLDLSDHGAKPAMVVRDAVHVLPREVLGKSTFELAVLLMRWLPLWIVDKIMILLAWLVLGDLAKLGLRRPAAGPLELKETHGRTPVLDYGALARIRAGDIAVVPAVKRFAKGTQVELADGRVLNFDAVILATGYRSNVPQWLQGNDFFTKDGYPKIAFPHGWKGQSGLYAVGFTRRGLSGASADAVRIAADLGNVWREETKPSKRPGACHRRCISVVF from the exons ATGGTGCTCCTTCCTACTGACCGCATGGACAGCCTCTTCTCCCCTCGCTGCGTGTGGGTGAACGGCCCCATCATCATCGGCGCCGGTCCCTCGGGCCTCGCCGTGGCGGCGTGCCTGCGCGAGCAGGGCGTCCCCTACGTCATCCTCGAGCGCGCCGACTGCATCGCCTCGCTATGGCAGAAGCGAACGTACAACCGCCTCAAGCTCCACTTACCGAAGCAGTTCTGCGAACTCCCGAGAATGCCCTTCCCCGACCACTATCCCAAGTACCCCACCCGCCGCCAGTTCATCGACTACCTTGAGGACTACGCCGCCAAGTTCGAGATCAAGCCCGAGTTCAACAGCACCGTGCAGTCGGCGCGCTACGACGAGACCTCCGGCCTCTGGCGCGTGCTTAcctccgccccggccaccggcgACATGGAGTACATCGGCAGCTGGATCGTTGTCGCCACCGGCGAGAACGCTGAGAGCGTCGTACCGGATATCCCCGGCCTCGAAGGCTTCGACGGCAAGGTCACCCATGTTAGCGACTACAAGTCCGGTGAAATTTACAACGGCAAGAGCGTGCTCGTTGTCGGCTGCGGCAACTCCGGCTTGGAGGTCTCGCTCGACCTCTCCGACCACGGCGCGAAACCCGCCATGGTGGTGCGCGACGCCGTCCACGTCCTGCCACGCGAGGTGCTCGGCAAGTCCACTTTCGAGCTCGCCGTGCTACTCATGCGCTGGCTCCCGCTCTGGATCGTCGACAAGATCATGATCCTCCTCGCATGGCTCGTTCTCGGTGACCTCGCCAAgctcggcctccgccgccccgccgccggcccgctcGAGCTCAAGGAGACCCACGGGCGCACCCCGGTGCTCGACTACGGCGCGCTCGCGCGCATCAGGGCAGGCGACATCGCCGTCGTGCCCGCCGTGAAGCGCTTCGCCAAGGGCACCCAGGTTGAGCTCGCCGACGGCCGTGTCCTCAACTTCGACGCCGTTATCCTCGCGACCGGCTACCGCAGCAACGTGCCCCAATGGCTCCAG GGCAACGACTTCTTCACCAAGGACGGATACCCCAAGATCGCCTTCCCCCACGGGTGGAAGGGTCAGTCTGGCCTCTACGCCGTCGGCTTCACCCGCCGTGGTCTCTCTGGCGCCTCGGCCGATGCCGTGCGCATCGCCGCGGACCTCGGCAATGTCTGGAGGGAGGAAACCAAGCCCTCCAAGAGGCCTGGTGCCTGCCACAGGCGCTGCATCTCCGTCGTCTTCTAa